In Oryza brachyantha chromosome 1, ObraRS2, whole genome shotgun sequence, the following are encoded in one genomic region:
- the LOC102717847 gene encoding rhomboid-like protein 20: protein MSGGLPGFHNAPVSRAVVVAAALFSVAFGFRGRFLGLGLSYENVYGKLRIWKLITSLFAFSSTPELIFGAALLYYFRVFERQIGSNKYAVFIVFSTMVSVLLQILSLAYLKDPSFNPLTSGPYGLIFASYIPFFFDIPITTKFRIFGLHLSDKSFIYLAGLQLLFSSGWRSIIPGLSGILAGLLYRLNIFGIRRLKLPDSTTSIFSRLSWPFLNNSYQRLPVTENDGNIPSNQTRQTEGVHPATEDPMESSIATLVSMGFDRGSAIQALALTNYDVNLASNILLEAQSM, encoded by the exons ATGAGCGGCGGGCTCCCCGGATTCC ACAATGCGCCGGTGTCGAGGGCCgtggtggtcgccgccgcgctcttcTCCGTCGCCTTCGGCTTCCGCGGCCGCTTCCTCGGCCTCGGGCTCTCCTACGAG AATGTTTATGGAAAGCTGCGGATATGGAAGCTGATCACCTCGTTGTTTGCTTTTTCGTCAACACCTGAGCTTATCTTTGGAGCAGCCTTGCTGTACTACTTTAGGGTGTTTGAACGGCAAATAGGTTCAAACAAGTATGCT GTCTTCATAGTCTTCTCCACAATGGTGTCTGTACTGCTTCAGATCCTTTCTTTGGCTTACCTGAAAG ATCCTTCTTTTAATCCATTAACATCTGGACCATATGGCCTCATATTTGCATCATACATACCATTCTTCTTTGACATTCCTATCACAACAAAGTTTCGCATATTTGGGCTGCACTTAAGTGATAAATCATTCATATATTTGGCAGGACTCCAG CTCCTTTTCTCATCTGGATGGCGTTCTATTATACCTGGACTTTCTGGTATACTGGCTGGGCTTTTGTATCGTCTTAATATATTTGGCATCCGCAGGTTGAAG CTCCCAGATTCGACAACATCAATCTTCTCACGGTTATCATGGCCCTTCTTGAACAACTCTTATCAACGACTACCAGTTACAGAAAATGATGGAAACATTCCTTCTAACCAGACTCGTCAAACTGAG GGCGTGCACCCAGCTACTGAAGATCCAATGGAATCTTCAATCGCCACACTTGTTTCCATGGGTTTCGATCGTGGCTCTGCAATTCAGGCTCTTGCACTGACAAATTATGATGTCAACCTGGCCTCAAACATTCTTCTCGAAGCACAATCTATGTAG